The following DNA comes from Oreochromis niloticus isolate F11D_XX linkage group LG23, O_niloticus_UMD_NMBU, whole genome shotgun sequence.
GGGACAGTAGCGCTGAGCATACCACTCCTGAGAGTACAGACAGATAATGACTCCCTGACCCAGGAACAGGGACGTCCACATGATGATGTTCCAGATGGGGCCTTTCCTTTTGTCATGCAAAATGAAGTTGAACATCACTGTGAGACGACAAAAAGAGAAGATAAGAGTGGAAGGATAATCAAAAACTGACATACAGATTTAACTTGACTGGGTTTACATGACCCAGACATGATACCATAATCATCTgattcagcacaaatctcaagTGATATCATTTTTATTAGAGGCGACGAGGTCTCTTACTTCCAAAGCACATGAAGAGGCAGAAGAGCACAGGATAGAAGAAGCCAAAGCAAATTGCAAGAATGTATTCATGAACCACTGCAGACACtgtaaacacaaacagcatGGCGGCTGGTCGGCAGCGCTTCTGAGACATCTGGAAAGATCAGAGAGAACAGACACATGAACACAaatggtaaaaaacaaaatgcacgGTCCACGTTAAGTTTTTTAAAGTACGGTGTGTAAAGTTCCCACTGCTAGATGCCATTGCATTACAGACTGCAGTCTGAGTTTAATATAATCCTAGCTATGACGACTGCTGTTcgacaaacatgttttagtcaGTCACTGGACTTTGTTAATGAATAAACTCATAGAATGTAAGAATTTTAGGACACTTTAGCCCAAGACTACCTGGCATAATGTCAACTtataaacagctgcttgttgttTAGCCAGGATGAATGTATGTCTAATCTGCTGACAACAAGAAATTTCACCAATAAACAAGCATGTTTATGCCTTGTTTTTTGACAATTTACAAATATGCCGGTGGGTGGAGTCTCTTTCCTTCATGCCTTTGTTTCTTTGGTGAAGGGGACTCCACAGATATGATGCTGCATAGCTTGAGTCTGAAGGTGCGTACATGAATTTACATCCATGGCACACAAATGCCTGAGacttttatgtatgtggccttTCTCTAGCCACATATGTAAAACACGATTGTTCAGAAGGGAGAGGTCTTTCCCAACCATTGTATTCAAATACTGTGAGGGAACATGGCAGCTTCCACAAACCACAAATCCACcattatgtatttttaataaattaattgaCAGTTTATGAGAATGCATCAATTTATTGGaagacataattacacactgatctatgtatatttatgagtaCAATGTCCATTCTATCCCTGCTAAATACCCTCAGTAAATTACTGACTGCGCTTTTAAAACACTagcattaatttatttattttgaacaaGCTGCAAACTTATGAATACTGCTGGTGCATTTTTACAATTGTGTGCTTTTAAAGTCTCTGTTGCATCAACAGAAGAGCCACTTACCCACAGGAAGTCCCGGTACACGTAGTAGTACAGCCAGTCATGGACAACTACATTCCAAGTGCGATAGTAATTGGCAAAAGAGGTCGAATTCCACCAATCCTGTAACGTGTGGTCAAAATCACACGAGTCAAACACTGAGCACAACGAAGAGATTTGgtccaaattttaaaatgtgagTAAAACAAAGACCTTGTAAAACATTCTGTCGGCAAATCGAAGCATCTCAGCAAAAGCATTGAGCCAACAGTGGAGGAAGGCAAAGAACCCCAGGAAGAGGACCAGCACCCCTGCCAAAAACACATGACAGGTCAACAAACAGCAATAATACATCTCTCGCCTtcaaatatgagaaaaaaaaaaacatcaaataaaaataaaacatgaggtTTTCACAAAAGTTTGTTTCTAATCTTACCTGGTAAGATGGAGTtaaagacacagagaaccaTGGCTCGCAGATCAAACAGCTGCAGACTGATGCTGCGAAACTGAGGTATGCATAGCCGCACAAACACGTAATAGGCATAAAACAGACAGCCAAGTACCTGTGGAGGGGGAGTGGTTAAGAaagtaaatgtaatttaaaagtAATGAGCTGCTTGGGCATTTAAGTAAAGTTGCTATAATGTGTCAGAGGTCGGTACCTGAAGTAATTTTGAGACCACATAGCCCCACCGAATCACTGGATTCCTGTAGTaggcaagaaaaaaataaaattttacaatgttaaaaataatattttacagCACTACTTAATAGGTTACTGCAAccccaaccccccaaaaaacccagtGTTCTATATTCCACGAGAGAGAACAAAACACAGCACCTGGGGTACTTGTCTCTGTAGATGAGTGTGGGTGCAAACAGGAAGTAGAGATACTGAGAAACCTGAGGGACCACTGGACCAGGGCCTGCAGATAACAGTGAAAATATATGAacacaaacaatgaaaaaaaaatatatataagtgatcagggggggaaaaaaaatgagcACACTGTCTGATAACAAATGTACATGGAAACctaccatttttttctttgcaccaTGCGAGGACTCTTGGTACATTCTCCCTGACAAATGAGTGAGCTTTCATCATTAGACGTACCTGaaatagataaaaataaaatagataaaaaTCAAAGAAGCTACATTTCAAAGGGCAGCCTTATGCATGTCAAGATATATGCAAAGACTCTTCACAAATATGAACTAAGCCATTCTGATCAGAAGAGAACAGACTAGACTATTCGTCTACCTGTTCCAGGATGATGATGAAGCAGGATGCAGGCGGGAAACTGTTGGTCACCACCGTATAGGTGGGCAGGAATCCTAGACCCAGAGCTTGGTAAAGCAGGAATAAAGTGCCAAACAGCAAAGAATACAACCTGAGATGGCTGTGGGAGCCAGAGTGGCTCTGTGCCCACAGGTAGAACAGGGTGTAGGGAATAAacaacacagacaaaaacatgcagATCCACGTGCACACCACCAGAGGGAACTGGCCAAAGGCATAGACCAGCAGATCAAACTCCAGCACCAGTCTGAGGCAGAAGGAGATAAAGCAATCGTCAGTAGTCACTCAACAAAAGCAACAGAAATAGACAGTCAAATAACACAGAATCAAAAGAGTCACGATTCATAGCAGGTTTATATTACCTGCCTTCATCAATGAAATCTACCACAAGTGTACTGAGGATAAAAAGAATGAGCAGGGCAATGAACATGTGGTAGATGGTCCTGATGTGGTTCACCTCAAACAGCTCACTgtgaggaaaaataaaagacaaagtgaGTAACTGTGAAGTCAACAAACGACCTTTCAACAGCAGTGTAGCAAACACGAGTTATAAAGTATCGAGACTGCATCAACGTGGCATCTTACTCTAGGAGGGACCTGCGGTTTACAAACAGCTTTCCCTCACCGTGAGGAGGACGAAAGTGCCTGCAGAAAAACACAGCGATCAGTCTTTTTAACATGAGAGTGGGAAGTAGAAGggcattaacatcagctgtAACCAGACGCAGCTTTTCATTTGGTAAGATAGGAAGCTGCAGTACTTGAGTTTGCTCCGCTCCTTGTCTGACATTGGAGGTGAAAATACAGCAGGTACCGGTGCAGGCTCCAGGCTGGTCGATTCCTCAATAAGACTGTCCATAAAATCATTGACCTGCGTGTCAAACTGACGCATCAGGTCACTCTTCAAGTGCTGGGCAACAGAAAAGAACACAGAAATTGTTATTCAGTTACAAAATAGATTTAAGTATACAGAAAGTCTGTGccaataattattttctttctgtatatgcaaaattagtttcccacCTTACCGCTACTTTTAACGACTCATTTTACAGATTATAAATATGCTCTAATCAAGAGTCGATTTACTGCACGGTTGACTGCATTTTAAATTCAAACCCGAGTTTGTGCATAAAAGCAACAGCTCTGTGTTATCATTATGACACATTCAGTGCCATTTATCACTGCATTTTAAACACACAGCAAGAGGCGTAGCTTGCCTCTTGCTGTGTTTAGAGGCATAGCTTGCAGTGTTGTCCAATGTCtaagtgtgtgatgttcttatTTAACCTTTAAGAGGTCTGAATTGATCAGAATACTTGCTCAAGCATTTTCAGGAGGGGATCAGATAACTTGATGTCAATCATTCTAGCAAGGATTCacatttaaatggtttaaattaAGTCTCTTTGAATGTAACAGAAGATATCAAATAAATAACCCAAGCAAGTTTTGGACTGCGGGGATGTGTTGGCCCAGGCTAATGACCATAAATACATCAGCTGCAAGAAATCCATGATTGCTCACATTTCTTTGTTACACTTTTAAGtaagcaattaaaaaaagaaaagaaaaaaaaagacatggaTGTTGagttatttctttaaaaaactactaacctctgctttctttttcagttgTAGTTTTTTGCTGATGACACGTTCCACTTCAATTCTccctgaaattgaatttgacacacgtgtttaaaaaaacaaacaaacaaacaaaaaaaacatatgtaAGTGTAATCTTCTTATATTAAAATGTAGTTCTGTTTTTTGGGCACAGCAATTGGCAATAGTGTCAATTACATCATCATACATAGCAGAAGTTACACTATACAAGTCTTCAGTCTCCAATCCAAAGTTGCAAAATCTAAAAGGAGACACACCTATGACAACATGCAACAAGTACAATCACATGTCCTGTGGCTGGAAAGCTAAGCAAATACAATTAATTGTGGTCAAGGTTACTGTAGGTCGTTAGGCTTTACAGCTGTCTGATGATGAATAAGTTTGTTTACTTTAACTGAGGTCAGTCACACAAATGACTTTAAGCACAGTAGCTTTCCACCCATCAAGCAAAATAAGTCAACAATATAGTTGACGTTGTCACAAAGACGTGCATTGTATTATCATGCTTTGTGTTTAGCTCTTTCATAGAAGCATACAAAGGACTAATATAGTCCCGAGGTAAGGTGTCAGACCAGTATTTCACAGTCATTTCTCAGTAAAGGTCAGTCACCTTTACATTTTGTCTTTACTGGATCATCATGACCAACTTGGGCGTCATTTTCCCCGGGTTAGCCACACTACAGTAAGTGAACCAGAGATCACGATGATTGCTTAAGAGGAACTAATCACACATGAAACTTTCAGTTAGTCATACGTTTGACCCAAGAGGGGAAATTTACTGAAACGATGATTTTTGAGCTGTTGAGTCAACAGATTCACTATATCAGAGGTCACTGCCCTCTCGGCTGGCCCCACTAATGAGGGAGTTGAGATTTTCTCACCATTGCTGGTGATGTGGTTGTCTTCACTGCTTTGCTGTCCTTTCCCCGGACTGAGCTCCCCATCCAAAGAGCTTTTCAAGTCAGGGAAGGTGGGCATCGTGGGAATGGCTCGGCTGCGGAGCCGGAGAATAGAGTCATCTTCGCTCTCCATCCTACGGAAGCAGATAGGTTAATGATTAAAACAAGGGAAATAACCGGCGGCAGCTATTGAACAAACGAGCCATGCCCTGAGAACACACAAGGAAGACAAGCTAGCACTTCACTGCTGTGCCGCCTAACATCGATGGGAATGCTGATTCTGACTGACAAAACAAACCCAGTGGGCAAACAGATCACGCTCACATGACACGGACACGCAGCTAACACATTAGTTAGCTCCTGTCCAACTGGCATCAAGCCTCAATGAGACAGGCAGCGGCTAATTCATGGAGCTCGCTGAACTAAATCGCTACCTGGGTTAATATCATATACCGCTCGCGGATATTGTTAGCATacaataaaagctatactaaaGCTAGTCAAATTAGCCAACTTGACGTTTATCGTCCGCTACTGCGGAACAGGTTGACCGACActgacagaaatgtaaaaatgcgGGCAGCACAATTTCCTGAATACCTACTCGTTTCAACCGCCAGGTCCTCTCTTCTCAAGCCTCTCTCTGACGTTAATGGGAGCGAACCCAGATGCGAAACTCCTTTAATCACCACAGTCCGAGACGCTGCTCACCTTCCCCATTCTATAAACACTATAGAAGATGAGCAGCACCCACGATTCTGATTGGTCGAAAGTCTCTCCTCCTTTTGACGTCACCGACGCCAAACTGCTGACCAGCTCGGTCACTCTCAAACGTCACCTGCTTAGTaagaaatattattaaaaaacaaacaaaacagttataATTTTTAATGATTAACAAATATATAAGACATAAATGGAGCGATGTATTCCTGCTGCAAGCTGAAATAATTTGTCTCGCAATTTAATTAGATTCAAAATCAAAATCTTATTATAATAGATTATAATGTGTGTCTTTTCCCTAACTTCTCTTCCAAGCGTTAATCATTCTTAAACTAGTGTTGTGCTACACTGTAAAGTATATAAATACACAGCAAGTattaccgataccgatacttttagCCTATAAAGACAGTTTATGTAGGGGAGAACATCGAGTCAGATGAATATTCATTAATATGGGGAATGTTTGaggtatatttttatatatcaaAAAACCAATTCATTTAACACAATTTAGTGTGCTACATCTTAAACTTAaaggatagaaacaaagtattgGTCCTAATGCACTAGTATCGATACCAATGCCAGCACTGGTATCGTTGTAAATTGACTGATTCCTATTTAGCGTTTTTCTATTCTGCTAGAGCACTCAgagcgctttatacaacatgccacattcacccattcgtATCTTCTATGCTTTTTCGATGCTTCAAAGCTAACATTAACACACatttagtatcttgcccaaggatacttggcatgctGGGGGAGCCAGGAATTGAACCACCAATCAGTAGATAATATCTGGATCCACCCACCTGTAGACAAAACTCATTATATGTATCATATGTATAAACTGCCCAGGGTAGCAGGATTATAAAATTAACCATTGGGATTTATTTTGCTAAAACTCAAatccttaaaaaaatatattatgtgTGGTAGCTGATCTCAAAATAAACTGCGACATTACCTGTACTTGTtgtttgatttcaaaatcctgctcctcacatacaaggtcttaaataatcaggccccatcttatcttaatgaccttgtagtaccatatcaccctattagagcacttcgctctcgcactgcaggcttacttgtagaatgggaggcagagccttcagttttcaggcccctcttctgtggaaccagcttccagtttggattcaggagacagacactatctctacttttacgattaggcttcaaactttcctttttgctaaagcatatagttagggctggaccaggtgaccctgaatcctcccttagttatgctgcaatagacgtaggctgccggggattcccatgatgcattgagtttttcctttccagtcacctttctcactcactatgtgttaacagacctctctgcatcgaatcatatctgttattaatctctgtctctcttccacagcatgtctttatcctgtcttccttctctcaccccaaccggttgcagcagatggccgcccctccctgagcctggttctgccggaggtttcttcctgctaaaagggagtttttccttcccactgtcaccaaagtgcttgctcataggggggcatatgattgttgggtttttctctgtatgtattattgtaggatctactgtacaatataaagcaccttgaggcgactgttgttgtgatttggcgctatataaataaaattgaattgaattgaattgaattgaattgaattgaattgaattgaattgtttgtAAATACATTTGCTAAACTACTTTTAGTGCAATGTCATTCCCGGGGTCACTGGGATGTGCTGTCATGCATATCTGTAAATAAGTGTTCATCAAACAGTGATGCTAATTGTAGCTCTAACTGATTGTATTGTCTTAAACAACGAATATGTTGCTTGCAAAGAAGAAATATAtgtatttgttatttatttctttgGTGTTTCTGAACAGCTGTTCTTGCCGTCTGGCTGTATAGGTCTGAGTTGGTATAATGAACATGAAAAGAACTTAACTAACTTAACAgacatgttattgttttttttttttacatgtcaaAGTCAGCAAGTACAACAAGCCTCCAATGATGCCAtccataaaatgacattttttgatATACTTCAGCCTTTGAAGGTGACCATATCCTAACACACTAGAGGTGTGACAGTCTTTGTGTGGGACAATGCAGGTTAAAGCTTTGGCATTGATCATTTGAAAGTCAAATATGCTGTATTGTATTTGAATGCACTTTTCCTAACTTATAAATACACTAACAAATGAAGAGAAATTGTAAGctaaagtttgtttttattgaattCTGTACACTAATCTATTCCCTTCGTCCTTCCCTTCCCTTCCCTTTGCCAACAGGCCAAACCTGTAATCACCTATAGGTTTCAATAGtgaaaaaacaattttgtgaactaaaataaaatatgaatatagAGAAAACAACTCTTTAACAACTCTAGTTTTAGTATTTATCAATTTGGTAAAAAGTATTGCCCAATGAGGTTTTTGGTGGATGTGTTAATTGAGACTTGGATGTCTACAGGACTGTGAATCACCTGCTTTCAAAaagttctgtttttattgtaatagcAACTGATTTTCCTAAATCTGGCCTCTAATATTTGCCCTAAATAccataatacaaaaaaatattattagtaATCCTAAAAGTCTTAAAACGTAAGCTAAAACTGAACGTTTTcaaacaataaacaatacaatgaaACAAGCAAACCTCTGTTTgttgaattaaaaagaaattttaaacaaaataaaaataaaaactatacaaacTCTGACAGTGGATAAAAATGCTGTGCAGTCTAACATAAAGTGAGATGTTTGGTCACTCATCCACCTTTTCAAGTCATGTTTGTtggtattttgttttaatggtaCTTCTCTCCAgaaatacgttacaaaatatcCGCACAGTAAATCCACCACCAAATCAAAACATATTTCTCGGAAGAATTGGCTGTTTTTTAGGAGAAATGTTTACAATCAGACAGAAGGCTTATCGGTATGttattttttactattttatgctatacttttttctttttatcacaCTCCACATCTTTACACTAATTTCACAAGCCTAAACAAGCAAAGATATGCCAAgttataaaaacatttcatgggaaatattcacaagattttgttttgtaaattaCTGTCCCATTCATTCAAAACACAGTTTTGGAGCCCATGTGCAAGTTAAACGCATTTTTGATGGAGCGCCTCTAAGTAGAGCGTGACATGTTGTCAAACCTTCATATAACTGGTCTCATGAGCCTACTGTGGCAAAACGGTTAATTTCAAAGAGACAACAAGACATTCACTGTATCAGACATCATAAGGATGGTGCATATAACCATGGATTTTCCTGTGGTCTGTGATGCACATGATTAAGTCTCTCCAAAGGCTCAAGAGTGAATTAGGACACTGAGAATGGAAGAATTTCCCAACAGGCTTGTTATAAAAGACATGTTGTCTCTCTCTATTG
Coding sequences within:
- the soat1 gene encoding sterol O-acyltransferase 1, which encodes MESEDDSILRLRSRAIPTMPTFPDLKSSLDGELSPGKGQQSSEDNHITSNGRIEVERVISKKLQLKKKAEHLKSDLMRQFDTQVNDFMDSLIEESTSLEPAPVPAVFSPPMSDKERSKLKHFRPPHGEGKLFVNRRSLLDELFEVNHIRTIYHMFIALLILFILSTLVVDFIDEGRLVLEFDLLVYAFGQFPLVVCTWICMFLSVLFIPYTLFYLWAQSHSGSHSHLRLYSLLFGTLFLLYQALGLGFLPTYTVVTNSFPPASCFIIILEQVRLMMKAHSFVRENVPRVLAWCKEKNGPGPVVPQVSQYLYFLFAPTLIYRDKYPRNPVIRWGYVVSKLLQVLGCLFYAYYVFVRLCIPQFRSISLQLFDLRAMVLCVFNSILPGVLVLFLGFFAFLHCWLNAFAEMLRFADRMFYKDWWNSTSFANYYRTWNVVVHDWLYYYVYRDFLWMSQKRCRPAAMLFVFTVSAVVHEYILAICFGFFYPVLFCLFMCFGMMFNFILHDKRKGPIWNIIMWTSLFLGQGVIICLYSQEWYAQRYCPLKEPSFFELLKPRSWSCERPDDRL